Proteins encoded within one genomic window of Hevea brasiliensis isolate MT/VB/25A 57/8 chromosome 8, ASM3005281v1, whole genome shotgun sequence:
- the LOC110638702 gene encoding transcription factor bHLH113: MADSDRDHLGAGGTSTTSFSQLLFSDDDSVVGIDMGHALHYTSSSTATGKPSKMICFEGFHHLQENQPDTNVHQRSEPTTSTLQKSSGVTCSDSSSTSSANNSSSKNVNVNTASRSNVKRKRNGTGQQPVQCTAAIARTALTNTRTCKKAKTENLISPTYPKVRKETLGERITALQQLVSPFGKTDTASVLHEAMGYIKFLQEQVQALCSLYLQHLPKSEENGEESRKDMSSRGLCLVPVEWTLQVASSNGADYWSPAMCNNFSPPLTTKHYQ; this comes from the exons ATGGCTGATAGCGATAGGGACCATCTCGGAGCAGGAGGAACCAGCACTACTAGTTTCTCTCAGTTGCTGTTTTCCGATGATGATAGCGTTGTTGGTATTGATATGGGCCATGCCCTTCACTACACTTCTTCTTCCACTGCCACTGGAAAGCCTTCTAAAATGATCTGCTTCGAAGGCTTTCACCATCTTCAGGAAAACCAACCTGATACTAATGTTCATCAACGTAGCGAGCCCACGACAAGCACTCTTCAGAAGTCTTCTGGGGTCACATGCAGTGACTCCTCTTCTACTTCTTCTGCCAACAACAGCAGCAGCAAAAATGTCAATGTCAACACTGCCTCAAGATCAAATGTAAAG AGAAAAAGAAATGGGACAGGCCAACAACCTGTGCAGTGCACTGCGGCCATAGCAAGAACTGCTTTAACAAATACCAGGACATGTAAAAAGGCCAAAACAGAGAATCTCATTTCCCCTACCTATCCAAAG GTGAGAAAAGAGACGCTAGGAGAACGAATCACTGCATTGCAGCAGCTTGTATCACCCTTTGGAAaa ACTGATACGGCATCAGTTCTACATGAAGCGATGGGATATATCAAGTTCCTTCAAGAGCAGGTTCAGGCGCTGTGCTCTCTGTACCTGCAACATCTACCT AAGAGCGAAGAAAATGGAGAAGAATCAAGAAAGGACATGAGTAGCAGGGGATTGTGTCTGGTACCAGTGGAATGGACCCTACAAGTAGCAAGCAGCAATGGTGCAGATTACTGGTCACCTGCAATGTGCAACAATTTTTCACCTCCATTAACAACCAAGCACTATCAGTGA